CAGCCGGGAGAGAGCTCCAGTTAAGTGGCGCTCTATGTATTTTATAGCGAATATTCTCGAGTAGCGGCACTGCAATGAAGGAGATATCAAGGAGGCCTGTCAGTTCAAAGCTTTTGGGGTTGTTTGAAAATCTTCTTCACGTCAAAGTAAGCAGCCCTAGTATTTGAACAGCTGCTTTGAACAGTGAAAAGGGCTGAGCTGAATCAAAACACTGCAGTGTCTGCCCAAGACACCGCATCACCTTCAACCTGCTTTTATACgagcagagaaaagggaagaaaggctgGCGAGACCTCTAATCCCGCGGGGTCAGCTCCGCCAGAAAGGGGCCACATGACTGTCTCTTTCACATCCCCAGCGCCCCGGACCCGGGCGGCGGCCGGAGCCGGAGcccgcggcgggcagcggcggagCGCGGCGGCCGGGCGCTCGCTCCGCGCTCCCCGGCGCTCCCCTCCACGGGGGGAGCCGGGAGCGAAGGATGCTTAAGGAGCGGTATTAATGACAGGGCTAACAATGATGGGGAGGACGAGGAGGTGGAGTCTGCGGCGGCTCTGAATGCGCCGGCCGCGCTCCTCGCTGCTCCCAGCTGCGACTCCATAGGCGTGCGCtcggccggggaggggggcaggagggacgGCGAGGGGCTTTGCTGCGGGGCTCGGGGTTTGTCCGCCTCCTAATGCCGTGTTGCCACTTCGCTAATTGTGCCATTACCGTTAGCCTTTGAGATCTGCCGCTGGGGCGGCAGGGGGAAGAGGCACGCAGGACGGTGACCGCAGGCATCACCTGCCAGGCGGCCGGCCAGGACGGGGGGGTGTGGTGTGTGCACGACCGgggggcagggctggaggggttTTCCCCCCAGAAAGTGATGGCTGGAGCTCGCTGACCCCCGCGTCCCGCCTCCTCGCCGTGGCGAGCCGCGGGGAGCGCGCTGCTGCCGGCACCCCACGGGGACCGGCTGCCCGTGGGAGGCGCACAcgcccgcggggccggggcacaAGGGGCTTCCCTCGGAGGGTCAGCGGGGTGGGGCCGTGCTGGCCGAGCACCCCACGCCGGAGACGCCCGCGTGAAAATCCAGCCCCGAGAATGATGCGTGGCGTGGCCCCTCGTGTCGCGTCCACGCGTGAACTTCTGGCAGCGGAGCtggaggcgggcgggcgggccaGCCGCCCCCGGCACAGCCTCGGCGGccccgggagcggggcgggagggcTGGCCCGggcgcggggagcggggcggcaaTCCCCGGACGGTGCCCGCGATGCTCGGGCAGAAAGAAGCCTGCTGCGGACTTGCcctgttgttttgtttcaactCACTGGTCTACACCTAATTGGGAGGAGAGACACGAGAAAATGAGCATCAAATTATAAAATTCCTGGGTGCCCAGTTGTTTCCACACGGGAAACAAAAGGCAGAGCTTCACTTCAGAGGCACTGACTTCCCTCCCCGCCACACTCGCAGAACAGGCAGCATTGTTCTTCCCCTCGCCTGCACCTcgaagaaggggggggggggggaaatccctTAGGAAGACTCTCCACTCTCCCTCACGGACAAAGTTTGTCGtcgctccccccccctcctcctcctcctccctccctccttccttccctccccaccccccggCAGCAGGAGCTCTTGATACGCCGCTAAACTAACGAAACGAGGTAACTCCTGCTGCGCCCCTTGTCTCAGGGCACTGGATATCCTGTTTATGCCGCTTCTGTGTATATGTTTATGTGCAGGAGCCCATCCCCCCGCTCCTGCACACCCCCCACGCAGAGGACTATTTCCAGGCAAGGAGCCTTTCCAGCGCTCACGTTAAATACGATGATTTATAAACAACTCGCAGAAGAAAGCTGTTTCTTGTTAGTAGTAATAAATTCCCCGCTCCGCCCTATTGTATTATTTCGATGAAGATAGCGGGAGCCTGCGAGGCGCACCTACCCCCGTGAGCAGTTTATTTTCGAGACAAAGCTATGGCTTCCAGCTCAAAAATGGGCAGCGAACTCCTTTCGCGTCGGCCAGCCCGGGCGCTGCTCGTTCCTAGGAAATCCGGATCCAGTTCCAGggtctccttccttcctgtccGGGCcgcaacttctttttttttttttttttttccccttgtccccccccccatccccctctttttcctaatttttcctctcctcctcctccctcccgccccccccaaaccttccGTACCGCTGCGGAGCCGCCAGCCCCGCTCAGGCGGACCCGCGGGGCACCCCGTCCCCCCGGGACGGGACAAGCGCCGCAGTCCCACCACCGCGGCGCCGAGGTGCGAAGCCCCGACAGCCCCGGCGGAGCCGTGTGCTCCGGGGAAGCGCCGGgtgcccgggggccggcgggcagggagggggccgcccgctccccgctccccgcccccggGGGCGCGGCgctgcccggccccgccggcggggcTGGCTGCGGGGCGGCGCCGCGCGCGCTCGGCCCGGCCGAGAAAGTTGGGGGCGGGAGTCCCCCCGTCCCGGGGGCAGCGCGGCCGGGCCCCGCGCGGAgaccggcggcggggcgcggggcccCGGCAGGGCGCGAGCAACAGGAGCCggcgggcggagcggcggcggcggcggcagcctCCCGCCGGCGGCGCGGTACAGCGCGGGGCGGCgaggcggagcggggcggggccggcggcggagccccccaccccgcgtcccgtcccgtcccgtcccctcccctcccctcccgccgccgccgccgccgccgccgccaccgccccccgccccgcggccgccgctcccccgcGCCCCGTTCCCCCTCGGAGTTGGGTTCCAGAGGGCGgtcgggggcggggcggggggcggggcggcggcggcggggcgcgccaatggcgggcggcggcggcggcggtcgCCAGGGGCGCCCGCGTCCGTCAGGGCGCGGGGAGCCAAtggcgagcggcggcggggcggggcggccgcgcGTGCCTTCGCAGTGGGCCCCGCCGCGCGGGCCGGGGGGGCGCGGGCGCCGCGCGGCGCCCGAGGCGAAAAAGTAGCTGTCAAATGCGCGGCGCCTTTAACCGGCGCGATCAGTGCGGCTCGGCGAGTCATGGCGACCGCAGCCTCCAACCACTACAGCCTGCTCGCCTCCGGCTCCCCCATGGTGCACGCCGAGCCGCCCGGCGGCATGCAGCCCGGCGGCGGCTACCGCGACGCCGGCGCCCTGGTGCAGGCGGACTACGCGCTGCAGAGCAACGGGCACCCGCTGAGCCACGCTCACCAGTGGATCGCGGCGCTGTCCCacggcggccccggcggcggcggcggcggcggcggcggcggcgcgggccccggcggcggcggcggcggcggcgaggcgcCCTGGTCGGCGGGCGCGCTGGGCCAGCCCGACATCAAGCCGGCGGTGGTgcaggcgggcgggcgcggcgacgagctgccgccgccgccgccgccgccgccgcagcacccgccgccggggcgggcGCCGCACCTGGTGCAccacggcggcggcggcgggcaccacgcggcggcggcggcggcggcggcggcggcggcggcgtggcgggcgggcggcgcggcgcaCCTGCCGCCCGGCATGGCCGCGGCCAACGGCGCGCAGGCGGGGCTGCTCTACTCCCAGCCGCCCGGCTTCACCGTCAACGGCATGCTGGGCGCCGCGCAGCCGGCGCTGCACCACCACGGCCTGCGCGACGCCCACGACgagccgccgccggggccgcccgggccgccgccgcaCCACGGCCCCGAGCACCCGCCGCCGCCCCACGGCCCCCAccccggggcggccgggccgccgccctccgccgccggggccgccggcggcgccgccggcgggccgcccgggccgccgccgcaCCACGACCCGCACTCGGACGAGGACACGCCGACCTCGGACGACCTGGAGCAGTTCGCCAAGCAGTTCAAGCAGCGGCGCATCAAACTGGGATTTACCCAAGCGGACGTGGGGCTGGCGCTGGGCACCCTCTACGGCAACGTCTTCTCGCAGACCACCATCTGCCGCTTCGAGGCCCTGCAGCTCAGCTTCAAGAACATGTGCAAGCTGAAGCCTTTGTTGAACAAGTGGTTGGAGGAGGCGGACTCCTCCTCGGGCAGCCCCACCAGCATAGACAAGATCGCGGCGCAGGGCCGCAAGCGGAAAAAGCGCACCTCCATCGAGGTGAGCGTCAAGGGCGCGCTGGAGAGCCACTTCCTCAAGTGCCCCAAGCCCTCCGCCCAGGAGATCACCTCGCTCGCGGACAGCCtacagctggagaaggaggtggTGAGAGTGTGGTTTTGTAacaggagacagaaagagaagcGCATGACTCCCCCGGGAGGGACGCTGCCGGGCGCCGAGGACGTGTACGGGGCCAGCAGGGACACGCCGCCGCACCACGGGGTGCAGACCCCCGTGCAGTGAACTCGCGGCGGGGGCGCCCggcccctcctcctcctcctcctcctcctcctcctcctcctcctcctcctctcctccttcccccaacTTTTGATtgtcctcctttttttcttttcggtttttcttttttttattattattattattattattttctcctatctttaaaaaaaaagacaaaaaaacaaaaaacaaacaaaaaacgcgcaaaaaaaaaagaaaagaaaagaaaacaaaaagcgAGCGAGCGAGAGGGCGAGCGCGAATcacagcagacagacagacagacagacaaagcACCTGCACCGGACCGTCCCTTAGACGGCAGCGGGTGCGATGCCGGGTTTTGACCTTTCCAGGCGAGTGCCCGTGCACCGGAGCGGAGTGAGTACGGCgcgcaggcagggcaggcaggcaccggcagggcaggggcaggcaccggcaccggcaggGCAGGCGCAGGGCGAAGCGGTTCGCACGAAACTCCCTTGCTCGCTGGTGAAAAAAATAACGGCGCTgcccggccggggagggggcgggaggggaggtgggggggcggCGAggaggggaggcggggggggctcAGCCACCTCGGGTCCCCTCCGCAGCCCCCTCCCGCCACACAAAGGCAGATTGCATTGTGGAATGTCGCTCGGTGTTGGCACATgctgctgtgtttattttctgtggatCCCCTGTAggaatatatgaaaaaaaaaaaaaaaaaaaagaagagaaaggaaaagctatCCCTTTTGATGTAGACAGTATTTAACCGTACCAATTTGCACTGCAAGAAAATCGAAGTTTACataaacaaattctttttttttcttttttttttttccttcctttccgACCTTAATTTTGCAAATGACTTGCATTTTCCACGGTGAGCGTTAGTCAACCAGTGACCGGTCTACAATATGTTACTGTGTTTTAGCCTTTGCTTTATGTGTATATGTGAACTTTTGTTATAAACAAATCTTCTTAAATACGTGTAACgcttattttctccttttaccGTAGCAAAAAAGAATGCGTATatctgtatgtatgtatacatatgcatgCGTGCATAGGCGTAcgtacatacacatatatataatctctctctatatacacatatatatgcaccACCAGCTTCCATTCTCCAGAGACGTGACTCTCGTAATTGCTTAATATACGCCTTCAACGGCAAGAGTCGAGTTTGGAGAAGGGAGAATAATGCAAATCGACAAAGTAAACTTCATTTTCAGGCAGTGTGTCCGGGGGCCGAGGCGCAGccagagggggaggaaaaaaaagatgtgcaGCCCTTCCAGATTGTGTCAGTGCGGGCGAGCGAGGCCCGGTGTGGGAAAGGCGGAGATGAAACAACACGTTTCCAGAGTTTTCCCGGAGAAAGCGGCACTTCCTTCAGAGGGAAAGGGGATTATttagcttccccccccccccagcccccttcccttcccctcctccccccgaggCTCCCCGTGCGTGCCTTTGGCATCCCCGGTCCCACTGCCCGGGCAGCCCGCGCCCGCGTCAgccccaaaactttctttcatcCAGCAGTTTCGCATCGAGGCAGAGCCAGGGAGAGCCCGAGGAGCTGCtgggcccggggcgggggctggagggggggggccgGGTGCTTACACCTGCGTGTAAACACAcgctgccccctcccctccgcagAGACTGTGAGCGTTTCTTTTTCGCTTTTACTtttcgtcttttttttttttttttctattcgTATCTtgcccttccccaccccccttACCCCCCCTCCCATCCTTTGGTCAGATTGCGGTATAATTTATTGAAGGAAAGGACCAGTTTTAACTTGGGCAGCCTTGTGTCTTTCACTGGGGAATGAAatgaagtgggaaaaaaaaaaatgccatttttcaatccgtcttttttccccccttcgTTAATAGTTTTAAAGTGCATTTCGTGACATTATCTTGATGGGAAACGGTTaactttccaaaaaaaaagagaaaaaacccacggggacaaaaaaaaaaaaaggaaaaaaaaaagcaaaacaaaaagctctAAAGGGAAGCAGAGGAGCGGGACCTGGGAGCAGCGCATGTATGTGCGTGTGTCTGCGTGCGTGTGTTTGTGTActtatgcacacacacagctATGCATATACATTAGAGGAACTTTAAACTATGATAGTTATAAATTCATAAAGGGATCATTTAGTCAGCACAAACGGGTGCTATAGAGacaaagcatttttataatCTAAAAGTTTACTTAGTTGAGTGTTGGACAATTatggagaaaaaacagtgaaGCATTCTCTCGCAGAACTCTCCTATAAATATTGCATTCAGTAGCTAAGGCTTTAGAGTATGTTTCTCATTGTCTTTTAAAGCGCCTGTGACattgggttttctttccttctttctttctgtctccttttctttctttctttctctctctctctttctttcttcttggtAAGACAGATGATGATTTCTAAGAGGCACATGCATTAGCCTTTTTCCTAGTTTTCCAACAATTGTTACAAAGATACGGGCAccaagcttttctcttttcttttttttttcttttttttttttttttggatgtaTTGAGCTGCTTGTTATTTAAAGTGTTGAGGACTAGCGCCTAGTGAAGTGAATCAGATCAGGGCAGATCCAGTGGTAAAGGGAGGAAATGAACTTTCAGACACTTATTAATACGTGCGTAAGGTCAGAAAACGGAGTCGAGAGGATGTTTGAGAAAAGCCTCAAACTCCAAATAggtttactaaaaaaaaaaaaaaaaaaaaaagttaccacGCAAACCTTACCACTATGTATATATGTTTAATATTTGtcctttgaaatgcagaaatagtttcaatgttttctttgtctatttttcttttttttttttttttaaatgctacccagggaaatattttcatatcATTTTTAAGTGGCCTGCCTCaatgtatatttatttcttttaaagcaaacagGTTCTGGAAACTGTTTTTCTGTAGCTTTAAATGAGTAGGTGAACAAAATCTATATgggatgtaatttttttttttggttcagtctctttaaaaatactttgttttggtACATTTGGATGTGcttgtggggaaaaataaaaacgCAGAGATCCTTATATATTTATgttaaagtaatattttattatctacataaaacagaaatgcacAATACCTTCATAGTTTGTTCTAATTAttgaaatatctttattttatttttaaagatagcaCAGATTTGCATAGTTCTTAAGATTTGGAGGGAGAACACCCCAGTACTTATACTGAGTTGAGTTCTGTGTAAAAGCACCGCCATTCCTTTATATTTCATGGAATTTTTGGAATAAATTTGATGCCTATACCGAGAGGTTCCACGCTCATAACTTCCAGGGTCTTGAAGGAGAGCCTCGGGAGCCGGGTTCATTGCGTCTCTCCGCAGCTGAACCGCAGCCGTGTGTTTCGAAGCATCGGTTTCTGTGCGGGTAGGGGTGTCCTGCCTTTGGTGCTGGTGGGGAGAGCTGCTCCTCAAGTTAGTTGCGCGTTCCGGCGGGAGGCACGGGCAGAGGAgactcctctcctccttccctttggGCAGTTGCAGGTCTGACTGctaggaggagaaaaaacaacaaaacgGGCGAAAAGGCGGGGCTTCGTTTTG
The sequence above is a segment of the Haliaeetus albicilla chromosome 17, bHalAlb1.1, whole genome shotgun sequence genome. Coding sequences within it:
- the POU3F2 gene encoding POU domain, class 3, transcription factor 2, which gives rise to MATAASNHYSLLASGSPMVHAEPPGGMQPGGGYRDAGALVQADYALQSNGHPLSHAHQWIAALSHGGPGGGGGGGGGGAGPGGGGGGGEAPWSAGALGQPDIKPAVVQAGGRGDELPPPPPPPPQHPPPGRAPHLVHHGGGGGHHAAAAAAAAAAAAWRAGGAAHLPPGMAAANGAQAGLLYSQPPGFTVNGMLGAAQPALHHHGLRDAHDEPPPGPPGPPPHHGPEHPPPPHGPHPGAAGPPPSAAGAAGGAAGGPPGPPPHHDPHSDEDTPTSDDLEQFAKQFKQRRIKLGFTQADVGLALGTLYGNVFSQTTICRFEALQLSFKNMCKLKPLLNKWLEEADSSSGSPTSIDKIAAQGRKRKKRTSIEVSVKGALESHFLKCPKPSAQEITSLADSLQLEKEVVRVWFCNRRQKEKRMTPPGGTLPGAEDVYGASRDTPPHHGVQTPVQ